In the Engystomops pustulosus chromosome 2, aEngPut4.maternal, whole genome shotgun sequence genome, one interval contains:
- the FMNL3 gene encoding formin-like protein 3 isoform X4, with protein sequence MNLPPDKARLLRQYDNEKKWDLICDQERFQVKNPPHTYIQKLQSFLDPGVTRKKFRRRVQESTKVLRELEISLRTNHIGWVREFLNNDNKGLDVLVEYLSFAQCAVMFDFDGLENGEDGLVEKSKSWSRSIEDLQNPNALPAPFTNGLARSARQSVLRSSYNTLPGKKALKNSRLVSQKDDVHVCIMCLRAIMNYQYGFNLVMSHPHAVNEIALSLNNKNPRTKALVLELLAAVCLVRGGHEIILSAFDNFKEVCKEKHRFEKLMEYFRNEDSNIDFMVACMQFINIVVHSVEDMNFRVHLQFEFTKLGLEEFLEKSKHTESEKLLVQIQAYLDNVFDVGGLLEDAETKNAALEKVEELEEHLSHMTEKLLDLENENMMRVAELEKTLLQREKDLELMRETYEKTSHQVNTLRKIIKEKEEAVQHLRQLEQANALHQQKQGGSAGTALTSVGSSSGDLSMIADFPPPPPPPPPAPALIPAAPPPPPPPPPPPPPPPPLMQNKCPPPPPLPSSCPVIITTGLSAIRIKKPIKTKFRLPVFNWTALKPNQISGTVFSDLDDERILQDLDMDKFEDLFKTKAQGAAIDLTCPKSKTSQKSVSKVTLLEANRAKNLAITLRKAGRTTEEICKAIQTFDLRTIPVDFVECLVRFLPTEAEVKLLRQYEKERKPLEDLSDEDRFMMLFSKVERLSQRMSIMTFMGNFNENLQLLTPQLNAVIAASASVKSSPKLKQMLEIILALGNYMNSSKRGSVYGFKLQSLDLLQDTKSTDRKMTLLNYIALICKEKYPEVATFYNELHFVEKAAAVSLENVLLDVRELGKGMDLIRKESSHHDNSILKNFVSTNEGKLDKLQKDARTAEEAYAAVVHYFGENPKTTPPSVFFPVFARFIKSYKDAEQENEMRKKQEEVLREKLLAQEAKKMDPKSPMQKNKRQQQDLIAELRKRQAKDHRPVYEGKDGTIEDIITVLKSVPFTARTAKRGSRFFCDTSLFEDSNC encoded by the exons GTGGGTGCGAGAGTTCTTGAACAATGACAACAAGGGCCTGGATGTTTTGGTGGAGTATCTCTCATTTGCACAGTGCGCGGTTAT GTTTGATTTTGATGGCCTGGAAAACGGGGAGGATGGCTTGGTTGAAAAGTCAAAATCGTGGAGCAGATCCATCGAGGATCTGCAGAATCCCAACGCCCTCCCTGCCCCTTTCACCAACGGCCTCGCTCGCTCTGCCCGCCAGTCTGTGCTCCG TAGCAGCTACAATACATTGCCAGGAAAGAAAGCCCTGAAAAACTCCCGGTTGGTCAGTCAGAAGGACGACGTACACGTGTGCATCATGTGCCTCCGGGCTATTATGAACTATCAG TATGGCTTCAATCTGGTAATGTCTCATCCTCATGCGGTCAATGAAATTGCTCTCAGCCTAAACAACAAGAATCCAAG gACTAAAGCCCTGGTCTTAGAACTGCTGGCGGCTGTATGTCTTGTCCGAGGAGGGCATGAAATCATTCTGTCTGCTTTTGATAACTTTAAAGAG GTCTGTAAAGAAAAGCATCGCTTTGAGAAGCTCATGGAATATTTCAGGAATGAGGACAGCAACATCGATTTCATG GTCGCTTGTATGCAGTTCATTAACATTGTTGTTCACTCTGTGGAAGACATGAATTTCCGTGTACATCTTCAGTTTGAGTTCACCAAGTTGGGCCTTGAAGAATTCCTGGAG AAGTCTAAGCACACAGAGAGTGAGAAGCTGCTGGTTCAGATCCAGGCCTACCTGGACAATGTGTTTGATGTTGGGGGTCTATTGGAAGATGCAGAGACCAAGAATGCTGCACTTGAGAAAGTGGAAGAGTTGGAGGAACATCTGTCTCAT ATGACTGAGAAGCTGCTGGATTTGGAGAATGAGAACATGATGCGGGTGGCAGAACTGGAGAAGACCTTGTTGCAACGTGAAAAGGATCTAGAGCTTATGAGG GAAACATATGAGAAAACAAGCCACCAAGTGAACACACTAAGGAAAATCATCAAAGAAAAGGAGGAAGCTGTTCAGCATCTCCGCCAGCTGGAACAGGCCAATGCTTTACATCAGCAGAAGCAGGGGGGATCTGCTGGCACTGCTCTTACATCTGTTGGGAGCTCTAGTGGAGATTTGTCTATGATTGCAGAtttcccaccacctcctccaccaccaccaccagcccctGCATTGATTCCTGcagctccacctccacctccgccACCTCCTCCCCCTCCGCCACCACCACCTCCACTTATGCAAA ATAAAtgtcctccaccaccaccacttcCATCCTCTTGTCCTGTAATTATCACAACTGGATTATCTG CCATCCGAATCAAGAAACCAATCAAAACCAAATTCCGCTTGCCTGTGTTTAACTGGACGGCACTGAAGCCCAACCAGATCAGCGGGACAGTGTTCAGCGATCTTGATGATGAGCGCATTTTACAG GATCTGGATATGGATAAATTTGAAGATCTCTTCAAGACCAAAGCACAGGGAGCTGCTATAGATTTGACCTGCCCCAAGAGTAAAACTTCTCAAAAGTCTGTAAGCAAGGTGACTCTTCTGGAAGCAAACCGAGCCAAGAACTTGGCCATCACTCTACGTAAAGCCGGGAGGACAACGGAGGAGATCTGCAAAGCCATCCAAAC GTTCGACTTGCGGACAATACCTGTGGATTTTGTGGAGTGCCTGGTGCGTTTCCTTCCCACAGAGGCAGAAGTTAAGTTGCTGAGACAGTATGAGAAGGAGAGGAAGCCTCTTGAGGACCTTTCTGATGAGGACCGATTTATGATGCTCTTCAGTAAAGTGGAACGTCTCTCCCAGAGAATGTCTATCATGACGTTCATGGGTAACTTCAATGAGAACCTGCAGCTGCTCACACCG CAACTTAATGCGGTGATTGCAGCGTCAGCTTCAGTGAAATCCTCTCCAAAGTTGAAACAAATGCTGGAG ATTATCCTCGCTTTAGGCAACTACATGAACAGCAGCAAAAGAGGATCCGTTTACGGGTTCAAACTCCAGAGCCTGGATCTG CTCCAAGACACAAAGtcaacagacaggaaaatgaccTTGTTAAACTACATTGCATTGATTTGCAAGGAGAAGTATCCTGAAGTGGCCACATTCTACAATGAGCTTCACTTTGTGGAGAAGGCAGCAGCGG TCTCCCTAGAAAATGTCTTACTGGATGTCAGGGAATTGGGAAAGGGAATGGACCTTATCCGCAAGGAGAGCAGCCACCATGATAACAGCATTCTGAAGAATTTTGTGAGCACAAATGAAGGGAAACTAGACAAGCTTCAGAAGGACGCTAGGACAGCGGAG GAAGCGTACGCAGCTGTGGTGCATTACTTTGGAGAAAATCCAAAGACAACGCCGCCCTCTGTTTTCTTTCCAGTAttcgccagattcatcaaatccTATAAG GATGCTGAGCAAGAGAATGAGATGAGGAAGAAGCAAGAGGAGGTACTAAGAGAGAAATTACTAGCCCAGGAGGCAAAGAAGATGGATCCTAAG TCTCCAATGCAAAAGAATAAGCGTCAGCAACAAGATTTAATAGCTGAGCTGCGGAAGAGGCAGGCCAAGGACCATCGCCCTGTGTATGAAGGAAAGGATGGAACCATTGAGGACATAATCACAG TCCTGAAGAGTGTCCCCTTCACAGCCAGGACAGCCAAGAGGGGCTCTCGGTTCTTCTGTGACACATCCCTTTTTGAGGATTCAAACTGTTAA